The following are encoded in a window of Hippoglossus stenolepis isolate QCI-W04-F060 chromosome 10, HSTE1.2, whole genome shotgun sequence genomic DNA:
- the gmfb gene encoding glia maturation factor beta — protein sequence MSDTLVVCGVDEDLVAKLKAFRFRKETNNAAIIMKIDVEKQLVILDEEFEDISPDDLGGELPERQPRFVVYSYKYVHDDGRVSYPLCFIFSSPAGCKPVQQMMYAGSKLKLVQTVQMSKVFEIRNTEDLTEEWLKEKLGFFG from the exons ATG TCTGATACCCTGGTGGTGTGTGGTGTTGACGAAGATCTGGTTGCAAAGCTGAAGGCGTTCCGTTTCCGGAAGGAGACCAATAATGCGGCCATCATCA TGAAGATTGATGTAGAAAAGCAGCTTGTTATTCTGGATGAAGAGTTCGAG gaCATTTCTCCTGATGATCTAGGAGGCGAATTGCCGGAGAGACAGCCAAG GTTTGTCGTCTACAGTTATAAATACGTACACGATGATGGACGCGTGTCTTATCCCCTCTGCTTCATCTTCTCCAGTCCAGCGG GTTGCAAGCCGGTGCAGCAGATGATGTACGCAGGAAGCAAACTCAAACTGGTCCAAACGGTTCAGATGAGCAAG GTGTTTGAgatcagaaacacagaggacCTAACAGAGGAGTGGCTCAAGGAGAAACTTGGCTTCTTTGGCTAA